TCAGCTTAGTTGCAGCTTTTAGTGCAGAGGTGAATAAAAAGGGTTTGCAAGCAGGTAAATTTATCGGTGCTGTCGCCAAAATCTGCGGTGGTGGTGGCGGTGGAAAACCCAATTTAGCCCAAGCTGGGGGACGCGATGGGAGTAAATTACCCCAGGCGTTAGAACAAGCGCGGAGTGATTTAAAAGCTGGCTTGGGTTAATTATATTTTCTTGTGGGGCAGGCATCTTGCCTGCCTTATTGTAAATTAGTCTAGCGTGGATACTTTTTAGTTGGTATGCTCTTTTTTTAACATCCTTTCAAGTGCATTGACACCACATCTCAACTAATAGTCTATGAGTATTAACGCTTTTGTTGATAATGGGTATGACCCAGGTAGAGAGTTTTGTGAGAAATTTCTCTCTAGTAGTGAGTTTACTGTTGAAACTCTGCAACTTATTTGCTCAGGGTCAGGTCGGCTTAAAAAAGCTGAATTAGTAGTAGATATAGTCGATGAATTTGAAAAAGGTAAGCTTACTTCAGATGAAATCTTGCTTGCGTATGTAAAGCAGTCAAGAACATGGTTGAGTTTAAAACTGGGTAAGTGCGTTTGTACACCAAACCTAAAACCTGCTGCATCCTTGTTAAAAGAGTTTGGTCAAGATGGTTGGTATGGACCAATTCAGGAACCGAGTCAACCGCATAAGAAATGGTATATCCGAACTTATCTAATTGACGATTCAGGTAGTCAATTAGATAAACGTGATATTCGCTGGTCTGTCATTGCAGAAGTAACAAAAGATTATGTCGCTTTATCCTGGAATGGATTTAGTTTGCGTTCAACAACCAATGAGCGCATAGAAGCCGCTCAATTCCCGTTTTGGCATTATATTTCTGAATTTATTAATGAATTAGCTAATCATTGTCAAGCTAACTGGGAACATCCTAATCTTCATAAACTTGTTCTGCATGATATGTGGAATAAGTATCTCAATTCTATGCCTTACAAATGGCGGCACTTACGGATTAGAGCAGAAGCATCTGGACTGGCTATAAATGCTCATAGTGCAGGAGTTCAGGAGATTGATGTTGAAGGATTACAAGCTTTGTCAGAAAAATTAGCTAATTCAGTTTTAAATAAACTCGGTTTAGTAGGTGATCCAGAAAAGATGAGTAACGCTGAAGATGCAATTTTATTAACATTGATTAAAGAGTGGGGTACTAAATCTTACGAATTTCAGCTAGACAGGGAACTAACTGCAACTGAAATAGAGAAAGAAAAGTTAAAAAATACAGTAAAACGTCTGATCAAAGCACACTGCTATTTTGGACTCAAACCTCACTCCACAACCCAAGATTCTCTCCAGCACCTCAAGTGCTATTCAGGGTACTATGGTGGTAGTACGGGTGTTCTTGAGTTTCTGCTAAAAGAACTTGGATTTTAAGGCTAACGTCATGACTAGCTTCATCCACAAGGGTCATTTGGACTTCTTATCTGACCAACAGAAGGCTGAACTGAGCAAATACTTTATGACGGCATCAACCAATGTAATGCCGCATCAACTTGCTGTACATTTGGGTATAGAATACTCTCATGCTCTAGCAGTCTTAGCAGACCTAGAAGCACAGGGAGTTTGTGAAATGAAGCTTCTCATATACCATAATTGTGAGCCGGATGTCTATGTAGGTGCAATTCCTTATGGTACAGGGTTTCCTGATTTACCTTGGACTTGTCCGCATTGTGAAAGCATTGTAGAAAATTATGATGAGCTATCTTTTGATCTTATGGCAATATCTAAACAACCAATTGAATTTGCTTGATTGAATCATGCCAAGTCAAGATGAACTTGTGGAATCGATAATTAATGCTATGGATTTACTGGAATCAGGATCTCCAGCATTAAATAAATTCGCTTCTTATTTGTATCAACCAGATAATGAACTTTCTGAATATTTAGATAAACTGAAAATATTTACAGAATTAGAAAAACCTACACTAAAACAAACGCAGGAAGCAGGAAAGCTTCTAGAACAGATTGTAATTTTAGTGTTTAAAGGACTAAAAGGGGTTCAAAGTATCAAGAGTTTTCAGTCCGCAGGTCCCCAATATGATTTGTTAGTTAGTGGCGATGACCTTTCTTGGAAAGCAGTCTGTAAAACTTTATATCTTGACTGGGAAAAGAGAGATATAGTTATTGAAGCGAAAGCTACAAAAGCACCTTTGCCAGACAAGCAGTTTGCTCGATTGTGCAGCATAATGGATTTGAATTTAAAAGGTGCAGGTCTTGGTATTTTTATTACACTCAATGGAGCAACAGGTTTTCCTAAATTAGGGAATTCTAGACAAAGAGCAGTTAGTGATTGCAGACTTCGGCAGATAATTTTTCATGCCAAAACAAATAAAATTATAGTTGTTCTAGATAAGGATGATTTATTTCAATTAACAAAAAATGGAACATTAATTGAAGTATTAACCAGGAAAATTAGAGATTTATCAGAATTAAGTGGTATGCCTACAACTTCTGTTGAACAATTTCAAGAAATAGATTTACCTGAGCATTTGAAAATGGTGTATGATTCTGAATAGAATTCATAGCCAAGCTGACGTAACTTTGCATGTAGTCCATGCCCCTTTGGTCAACCGATTTTGGATTGACCCCGACCACAAGGGGCAAACAATTTTAGATTTGGGATACTTCTCTACGTAGCCTCTCGTAGAGAAGTATCCAAAATCTAAAATTCGGAGGGTCAACGCCAATTACCCACCAGGACAAACGCCGACCAATAATAAGGATGTTTATACTGAGCGGAATTTAACAAAGATAGTTGCGCTTGACGTAAGGCCTCGGCTTTGGTCATGCCAGATTGGGTAAGCAGGCGGTAAAATTCAGCGATGAGTTGGGAAGTAGACTGATCCTGTACTGACCACAGGGTGGCGAGGGTACTCCTAGCTCCAGAGCGGACAGCAACCCCTGCTAGTCCTAGAGTAGCGCGGTTGTCACCTTTGGCAGTTTGACAAGCACTGAGAACCAACAGTTCAATTGGTTCTCGTAGGCGTTGGGTAGCGCTTTTACCAACGCCAGTCAGGAGTTGATCTAAATCTTTAACATTAATGCGATCGTCCCAAGTCAAAAGAAAAGTGTCTTGAGCTTTTGAGCTAAACTGACCGTGGGTGGCTAGATGAACTACAGAAAACGGTTGCGCCTCAACGCGCTGTTGGAAACTGCGGCGAGTAAACTCTTGATTGAGCAAAACTTTAGCTGAGATTTTGGCTTGAATCTGGTTAATTTCTTGTTCTACCCCAGGTAAAGTAGAAAAGCCTTGTCGGGCTGTAGCTAAACCCCCAGCCAAGACTTTAAATTGTTGGGGAGAGAGCGATCGCGATTCTAAAAGCTGCAATCCTGGAGTCAGGGCAATATTGTAACGCTCGACTAAATAGTGCTGACCATCATGGAGAACTGCCATAGGTAAACTGCGTAAGAATCCATCTAAGACAAATACTAAAGTTTGAATTCCTTGACGTTCTAACTCAACAGTAGCAGGACGCAGCAACCAATCGTAGACTTGTTGTGCAGGAGCTAAAATCTCCCCAGGCAAGAAAACAGGGTTTAAAGACTGACGCAGTTGATTAAACACCTTCTCGGCTGTCGCTGGCCCTAGGTCAGTTCCGTAATGTTGCAACGGCTGACCGGGGAGGGAGAGAATTACTTCCAAACGTTGGTCAAGAATTATGGGATAAATTACCGCTGCTTTCGGGTCTATCCTCTCAATAGGTTTGGTTTTATAGGTTAAGCAAGCTTCCCGAAAAAAGTTGTCTAACTCCGCTAGCTGCAAGCCCTCAATCACTTCGCGAGAACGTTGCAGATATTTTTGCTGAGTATTTTTAGGCAAGCTATCGACATTGTGTAACAGCAATTGTACCAGCTGACGATATACAGGTTCAACCTGCTCTCGAAAGCTAAACTGCACATCAGGATTCACCGCTACTAAATCCTGACGTAGAGATTGTAAAATATTTGCCGCTTCCTCATAGGCAGCGATCGCCTGTGTCACTTCCCCTTGCGCCTTGAGAATTCGTCCCTGCTGCCAATACCAAGTTACCCCAATATCTGCTGCCTGGATTCTCAAAGCGATAGACAAGGCTTGTTGAGTTAAAGACAAAGCCTCAGACCATTGTTGAGTTTGTTCATATAAATGCCCTAATTCCCCCAATGCATAGGATTCTGCCTTGGGGTCTTGCAATTCCCTGGCTTGTTGCACTGCTCTAGCTAACAGTTCCGCTATTTCCCGGCTCCCAATTCCCGACTCCATACTGTCAATTTTAATTAAGCTTGCCGCGAAATTGACCTGGGCATAGATAACCCCATGACTAGGAGGTAAGTTTGCTAAACGCTGTTGAATTTGGGGGATTAGTGCCAAGGTATCTGTGGTTTGCTTGGTGTAGACTAAAATGCTAAGTTGATTAAGTAAAGCTTCTAACTGAGTCTGCGGATTTTTGGCTGTATCTTGTACCTGTTGATAAAACTTCAACGCTGTCTTAAATTCCAATTTTGCCCTAGCCGTATTTCCCAAACTAAAGAGGATTTCGCCAATATTTGCTGTATAATCAAGCTTCTTGGCAATAGTTAAACTTGCCGATAAAACCGCTTCCGACTCCTGTAAATCTCCCACCATTTGCAGGGTACGCCCCAGACTATGCAATCCATTGATTTTGAGTAAGGAATCAGGTAAGGCTGCTAGATCTTGTTTCATCTGCTCTAGGATAGTTCGCGCCTGTCGATAAAAGCCCAAAGTTTGTAGGGCTTGAGATTGGTTAATCTGACTCAGGATAATCCCCGTCCCATCCTTCGCAGAACGATAGTGTTTCTCAGCCTGTTTCCAAGTTGCGAGGGCATCTTCCCCATGACCTGTGTTAAGTTGTAAACTGCCTTGGGTATTGAGAACTTGAGCCAAAATCAGTTCTGCGTCTGGAGTCTTAAATTTTGAGTTGTTAAGTAATGCTAAACTTTGGGAAATAGCCGTTTTTGCCGCTTGCCAAAGTCCCAGGTCTTGATATACAATTGCTAGGTAATTGTAGCTTAAAGCTTGAGTAGATAATTCTTTCCCTGATACTTGATGCACCTGTTGCCAGAGTTCTGCTGCCTCGGCAAACCGTCCTAAATTATACAGATGCTTACCTTGTTCAAGTAGGGAGATTGGGGATTGCAGATTAGGCGGTGATATGGAATTCACTTGATTAGAGATAATTGTCTGGGAATCCTGCGCCCCTTGCCCCTGGTTGGGAAGCGTTAGAGGTAGGGTATTGTGACTATGGGCAATTACAGGGGTTTCGGATGGGATGAGGCGGACTGAAACACTATTTTTCCCTTGAGCAGGTATAACTGTGATTACGAATAAGAAAGTCAGAATGCCTAAAATAAATGGCAGTACAAGCTTGAATGTAAACCTAAATTTATCTTGTAGTAAGCATTTTAGCGCTAAAACACTTACTACAAACCAATACAGGTTTAATAACTGGCGGTAAAGATTCACGACTGTCTACTATCCCGTGGCAACTGAGTACATTTCATTTGATCATCCCTAAAACTAGGACTGTTTTGAGGAAAATTTGTTACTAGTTCCACATTTCCTTCCCTGTTAATCACCCATCCCTGTGCTTCCACAATTGGGGATTGGGGATTGGTGAGTGGGGATTGGTGAGTGGGGATGGGCAAATTTTTGTTAGTAGTAGTCACTCGCCAATCTTGCATGATTACCTGACTGTGGAGCATTTGTCGGGGGTCTTCTGGTAAACCACCGCGTCCTGTCACCACAAAACGAGCGCCACGTTCTGCTGGACAACCTGCGACAATCTGATTTGTTGGGTCGTTAGGAACTGAGGGCAATTGGGTTAATCCCTGGGTTGGGTCAACACTTAAAATATTAATTTGCACAACACCCTGTAATTGAGAATTTCGACCCGTGGCGGTGATATCACTTTGTGGAGTTTGTTGTTCTCGAAACGCGATGCCAAAAATTCCTTGGGTGTTGATGGTGATATTACCACCACGAAAGTCAGTCGAATTGGCGGTGATGTCGCTATTTTCTGCAGCGGCTAAGGTATCAGTATTGATCGTAATGTTGCCACCATCGAAACTACCTGCATTAGTGCTAATTCGACTCTGACGACGCAACAGTATATTCCCCGCCTGGAGATGAATATTTCCCCCGGAGCCAGAGCGAGTATTACCATCAATGCTGCTTTGATTGTCAAGGGCGATCGCATCGGCTACAATGTTGATAGTGCCAGCACGTCCTGACCCCAAACTCTCAACACTGACAGATCCCTGATCCTGGAGAATTAACTTTCCTGTGGTGATATTTAATTCTCCCGCCGCCCCTGTGAATTTTCCTGAAGGAGACTTAATAAGAATATCTCCAGATGCTGTTGCTACAGCACTAAAAGCGCTGTTATCTCTGGTTTTGCCAATCACTTGCACCGACTCGGTAGCATTGATAAAGATATTTCCCCCCCGTCCCGCACCAACAGTAGAGGCGCCTACCCCACCTCCATCTTGAACAATTAACCGCCTAGTGTTGATCTTCAAGTCGCCACCGTCGGCTTGGCCAAGGGTTCCCGTAGCCACAAAACTTCGATCTGATCTGCCAATAACTTTTACAGAGTCTCTGGCGTTGATGGTCAGATTTCCACCACGACCTTCAGAAGGAATCTGGAGATTTCTGATGTTTAACCCACTGGAACTGGTGATAGTAGCTCCCTCTTCTAGGAGTAGGGAACCTGTGTTAATTTCTAAGTTTCCTGCATTTCCTGTGCTACCAGCAGTATTAGTACTTAGAGCAGTAGCAAACCGACTACCTGGGAAATTTCCTGACAAGACCACCGACTCAGAGGCGTTGACTGTTAAATCCCCGCTGTTACCTGCACCCAAAGTGGCGGTGGAGAGGACTCCGCTATCCCGAACAGTCAACTTGCCTGTATCAACTGTTATACTGCCTGCATTTCCCAGATTAAAGGCTGTAGTTAGTAATGCAGCGCTATTCACATCTACTAAATCAGATGTCCTAACGATAATATTACCTCCATCTCCTGTTGTAAATGCCAGGTTGATGATTGCCGCGCCATTTTCCACTGTCAGTTTTTTAGTATCAATTATGATATCTCCTGCTTTTCCTGTGCTGAGGCTCACCCCATATAAGAAACCTTTCGCCGGTAGGGAGTTACCAAGAGTTCTACTCAGTGCTGGCTCAAGATAGTTTCGTTGAAAGTTGTCAAATCCAATACCGCTAAGTTCTACAGAGTCAGTAGCGTGGATAACAACATTACCTCCTGCGCCTGTACCGTAAGTAGTAGTGCCAAAAAAGGCTTGGTCTTGAAGCTGGAATTGCGCTGCTTCAACTGTGATGCCCCGACCGTCAATATTTGTTACTGTATCAGAGAACAAGTTGGAGCGATCGCGCAAGGAAACTTTTCCTCCCCTAATTTGGATAGCGCCACCATTTAATTCTCTAGCTGTTGCCGTACCTGATAACTCAATGTTGCCAAAATTTGCCACACCTGTATAATCTAAACTCCAGCCTGTTGGGCTGGGGATGAAACTGACTAAACCTGGGCTGGTGACACTACCCAATAAAATGTTTCCACCCGCAGTACTCACATAAGCATCATCTAAGCGAATATCACCACCCACTAATCCTAAAGTTTGACCGGGTGACACCTGCAGTCCAACGTTTTGATTATTGTTTGCTAATCCTTGCACAAGAATATTTCCGGGATTAGGTCCGAACTGCAAGCCTATGGGGACGTTAATTTTTAGCAGTGGTAGCGCTTGTGGATGAGTAGCGCTGAATTTCAGTCCATTATCAAATATGATACTATCCGCCGTGGAGGCAATAAACGACCCCTGCAAATTCAGCCGAGCATTTGGTCCGAACACAATCCCGTTGGGATTAATCAAAAATAAATTAGCATTACCCAACACCCCTAGGGTTCCCAGAATTTCAGAACTCTTTCCCCCTGTAATTCGGCTGATAATATTTTGAATCCCGCTTGGGTTAGCAAAATCAACTCGCTGTTGTGCCGAGACATTGAAATCTTCAAAACTATGAAATAGGTTAGAACCACGAATCGCACCACCTTCAATAATATCTCCTTGGCCAGAGGTATTAATGCTTGAACTTTCTGTTCCTAATGTGTTGTCTGGCTTAATCTGAGCGTCAGCCACACGGTGAAAAACGGTGAATGTACTGCTAAACAATAGGATAAATACGATTTTTAACCCCCAAGACCAATTTTTGGTTTCCACAATAATTACCCCGTTGGAGAAATATCGTATTTCTTTATACCATATAATTGGGTTAAATTTACTCGTACTTTGTCACACTTACAAACTAGCCGATAAGCGTAGAGCTACGCGCTATTAGCGCAGCTTTCCCGTAGGGTAGCGCAACTACAAATAAATCAATTGACCTATGAGAAAATGTGGTGGAGTAATATCCTAGGAGCAGATAAGTCTCACCAAAGTTTTGACGACAAAACTTGTCTAATTATGTCTCTAAAATTTATCGGCAAAATTTGAATATTCAGATGGTTTTACTTGTGTGAGCATGACAAAAGACTTGCATTAGGCTCATTCCACTCCTTTGCTATAAGTAAGTCTGTGGAAATCAGCAGAACTACAGGAATCATATTTGATTTTTGGAAAAATCTAAGTATGTGTAGGCTTGGCAATGCCCACCATAGATATATTTCACCAATCAAATATTAGCGGCTGTTAAGCAGCTTTTGTATTGTTAATTTGCCAGGACATAATTAGTCATCTTATGTCGATACAATCAAGTAAATAGCCTTGAAAGTTTTAATTTTGTAGCTAATAATTGCAGGTATAAGGTTAAGAAATAAATGCTTAATCTTTCACAAGATTACTGTTTTTTCTAGGTTACATAGGAGACAAAAGCAATGGTAAACATCCAATTGTCAGAACTGAATACTACAGGCTCCGAACTGTTTATCGATTCTGAAAGCTTTCTGCAAGACCTGACTGATACGGATGCTATGGTTATCCAGGGAGGAGTAGGGGGCGACATCAATAAATTACTGGAATTTGGGTTGGGCGCTTATGCAATTAATAATGTTATATCCATAGCGAAGTCATTTAGTGCTGCTCCTAGTGATTCTGCTCCTGTTAGTTCTGCTCCTGGTGGTTCTACTCATGGTGGCTGAGGCCTTTGTTGATAGTTTATAGTTCACCATTGAATAGAATTCAGCAATCAAAAGTTGAATTCTACTCAAATGCATTAATGAATGAGCAGGATAAAAACTAATCCTGCTCAAATTTACCAGGGTGTCAATTTTATTAAAAAAACATACAAAAGTTACGCAAGCAATGGGGAGAAAATCAATGACTAATATCAACACTACTCATTCAGAATCATTTCCAGATACTGAAAGCCTTTTAGAGAATTTATCTGACATGGATTCCATGCTAATAACTGGAGGTAAAACCATGAAGGATAAAACTGCTGAAGATAATAAATTTAGTATGAAACTTGCAGAACTGTCCAACCAAACAATTACATCGCTAGTCGATTTATTTTTTAATTCTCCAAAACGGGATATTAACTAGTACTCGTAATCTAAATAGTTATGTCACACGACACAAATCAATTTCCAGATTTAGAAAAATACAACATTAAAACCAGCAAGTTTTTAACGCCTTTTCAGCGAAAAGTTCTGCTGAAAAATCTCCAAGCAAATTTACAACCAGAATATCGTCGTCGTATCGAAATTATGTTGTTGGCAGATCAGGGGAAATCTCAAACTCAA
The Gloeotrichia echinulata CP02 DNA segment above includes these coding regions:
- a CDS encoding CHAT domain-containing protein — protein: MNLYRQLLNLYWFVVSVLALKCLLQDKFRFTFKLVLPFILGILTFLFVITVIPAQGKNSVSVRLIPSETPVIAHSHNTLPLTLPNQGQGAQDSQTIISNQVNSISPPNLQSPISLLEQGKHLYNLGRFAEAAELWQQVHQVSGKELSTQALSYNYLAIVYQDLGLWQAAKTAISQSLALLNNSKFKTPDAELILAQVLNTQGSLQLNTGHGEDALATWKQAEKHYRSAKDGTGIILSQINQSQALQTLGFYRQARTILEQMKQDLAALPDSLLKINGLHSLGRTLQMVGDLQESEAVLSASLTIAKKLDYTANIGEILFSLGNTARAKLEFKTALKFYQQVQDTAKNPQTQLEALLNQLSILVYTKQTTDTLALIPQIQQRLANLPPSHGVIYAQVNFAASLIKIDSMESGIGSREIAELLARAVQQARELQDPKAESYALGELGHLYEQTQQWSEALSLTQQALSIALRIQAADIGVTWYWQQGRILKAQGEVTQAIAAYEEAANILQSLRQDLVAVNPDVQFSFREQVEPVYRQLVQLLLHNVDSLPKNTQQKYLQRSREVIEGLQLAELDNFFREACLTYKTKPIERIDPKAAVIYPIILDQRLEVILSLPGQPLQHYGTDLGPATAEKVFNQLRQSLNPVFLPGEILAPAQQVYDWLLRPATVELERQGIQTLVFVLDGFLRSLPMAVLHDGQHYLVERYNIALTPGLQLLESRSLSPQQFKVLAGGLATARQGFSTLPGVEQEINQIQAKISAKVLLNQEFTRRSFQQRVEAQPFSVVHLATHGQFSSKAQDTFLLTWDDRINVKDLDQLLTGVGKSATQRLREPIELLVLSACQTAKGDNRATLGLAGVAVRSGARSTLATLWSVQDQSTSQLIAEFYRLLTQSGMTKAEALRQAQLSLLNSAQYKHPYYWSAFVLVGNWR
- a CDS encoding S-layer family protein, with the translated sequence METKNWSWGLKIVFILLFSSTFTVFHRVADAQIKPDNTLGTESSSINTSGQGDIIEGGAIRGSNLFHSFEDFNVSAQQRVDFANPSGIQNIISRITGGKSSEILGTLGVLGNANLFLINPNGIVFGPNARLNLQGSFIASTADSIIFDNGLKFSATHPQALPLLKINVPIGLQFGPNPGNILVQGLANNNQNVGLQVSPGQTLGLVGGDIRLDDAYVSTAGGNILLGSVTSPGLVSFIPSPTGWSLDYTGVANFGNIELSGTATARELNGGAIQIRGGKVSLRDRSNLFSDTVTNIDGRGITVEAAQFQLQDQAFFGTTTYGTGAGGNVVIHATDSVELSGIGFDNFQRNYLEPALSRTLGNSLPAKGFLYGVSLSTGKAGDIIIDTKKLTVENGAAIINLAFTTGDGGNIIVRTSDLVDVNSAALLTTAFNLGNAGSITVDTGKLTVRDSGVLSTATLGAGNSGDLTVNASESVVLSGNFPGSRFATALSTNTAGSTGNAGNLEINTGSLLLEEGATITSSSGLNIRNLQIPSEGRGGNLTINARDSVKVIGRSDRSFVATGTLGQADGGDLKINTRRLIVQDGGGVGASTVGAGRGGNIFINATESVQVIGKTRDNSAFSAVATASGDILIKSPSGKFTGAAGELNITTGKLILQDQGSVSVESLGSGRAGTINIVADAIALDNQSSIDGNTRSGSGGNIHLQAGNILLRRQSRISTNAGSFDGGNITINTDTLAAAENSDITANSTDFRGGNITINTQGIFGIAFREQQTPQSDITATGRNSQLQGVVQINILSVDPTQGLTQLPSVPNDPTNQIVAGCPAERGARFVVTGRGGLPEDPRQMLHSQVIMQDWRVTTTNKNLPIPTHQSPLTNPQSPIVEAQGWVINREGNVELVTNFPQNSPSFRDDQMKCTQLPRDSRQS